The following coding sequences are from one Verrucosispora sp. WMMD573 window:
- a CDS encoding AAA family ATPase gives MGVQAGGFMIGRDHPAALLRAEVDRATASHGGLVLVAGEPGIGKTTLVTAAADEARRRGALVLGGACWDSASAPGFWPWTQVLRRLRRSPEDWALARESAEPALALLLGEASSLAPGTARAATSSPVPDIAHAEAAPLMPASVADEGDAAEQEAFALYDAVTTALVAVSQRRPVMVILDDLHWADAASMRLLRFAAQHTWFERLLLVGTYRDAEVEAADHPLRPLLMSLVAKATTISLAGLTRDEVGELMTRTAGRVPDANCVDDVHRRTGGNPFFVEQTARLWHADGGLAAIPPGVREVVRRRLDHLPAMVAEALTVAAVLGREFHGEVLAAGVGLPPTRVDELLAVAVTARLLFGLGDGRYAFVHDLVRETLYDALTEDDRRARHAAVVRAVEQHETLDRLLIPADVARHAWLAGAHLEAFRVTELLLDAARDARCRLALEESTVHLRRALEVARDDLQRVKIMTALTDQLFHCGAREEARQLLSDATALALTVDDQATLARFALNVRRHWQLEPIPGIDGEALLREAYRRLIGEPDDTAGPAVLEADLITATETLARSTRDDEALTFSLWVRHDSTWGLGTATDRAALTGEIRDVARRGGDRETELWSTSLRWVALLELGDPRYLDELTAFVTGGRQTGKPRHQMAAAIDGGIIGAFRGDFAGAENCYAELGELDDWEHADHAFLGHHLRWALQLLRGRLDDADALLDGLAAKDHPHLGLLRAITAAERGDHRAAADLTAELEAAGTRITGSISPLWLRLRAQATVGDPSRCAEVRAALLPYRGQWLVSLYGCDVSGPVDHWLAVVDAVEQRWDDAVAGSSAARAAADRMGARPWSLIARAALADALDARGGPGDATSAAALRVETEREARELDMPQILARLAAAPALPAVEQPERHAATLPAAGPATAGSVAAGSVAAGSAKAGSVAAGSVAADGAVAGTAAGLAAGPAWTAAAGWGPGGSAMGSAPVGTAGNGGAVGPAYEFRRDGAVWRLTFDGGTVHLPDAKGLHDLRLLLGRPGADVPAVELLDPAAGPELVAARRMSGDQVLDDEAKNRYRRHLARLDDEIDLAAGRGDERRVVALDNERQALIDQLKAAAGLAGRTRRLGDEAERARKTVTARIRDTLRRLDERHPPLAIHLRATISTGAACRYLPPTPLPWHL, from the coding sequence ATGGGCGTGCAGGCGGGTGGATTCATGATCGGGCGGGATCATCCGGCCGCTCTGTTGCGGGCCGAGGTCGACCGGGCCACCGCCAGCCACGGCGGGCTGGTGCTGGTCGCCGGGGAGCCCGGCATCGGCAAGACGACCCTGGTGACCGCCGCAGCCGACGAGGCCCGTCGACGGGGCGCACTGGTGCTTGGTGGCGCCTGCTGGGATTCGGCGAGCGCCCCCGGATTCTGGCCCTGGACGCAGGTGTTGCGCCGGCTGCGCCGGTCGCCGGAGGACTGGGCGCTCGCCAGGGAATCCGCCGAGCCGGCGCTCGCCCTGCTGCTCGGTGAGGCGAGTTCCCTCGCGCCGGGCACCGCTCGCGCCGCGACGAGTTCCCCGGTGCCGGACATCGCGCACGCCGAGGCGGCCCCCTTGATGCCGGCCAGCGTCGCCGACGAGGGCGATGCGGCGGAGCAGGAAGCCTTCGCCCTCTACGACGCGGTCACCACCGCGCTGGTCGCCGTCTCGCAGCGCCGGCCGGTCATGGTGATCCTCGACGACCTGCACTGGGCCGACGCGGCGTCGATGCGGCTACTGCGGTTCGCCGCGCAGCACACCTGGTTCGAGCGGCTGCTGCTCGTCGGCACCTACCGCGACGCCGAGGTGGAGGCCGCCGACCATCCACTGCGGCCGCTGCTGATGTCACTGGTGGCCAAGGCCACCACGATCAGCCTCGCCGGCCTGACCCGCGACGAGGTCGGCGAGCTGATGACCCGCACCGCCGGCCGGGTGCCCGATGCGAACTGCGTCGACGACGTACACCGACGCACCGGCGGAAACCCCTTCTTCGTGGAGCAGACCGCCCGGCTCTGGCACGCCGACGGCGGGCTGGCGGCCATTCCTCCCGGCGTACGGGAGGTGGTGCGGCGGCGGCTGGATCACCTGCCCGCCATGGTGGCCGAGGCGCTCACCGTCGCCGCCGTGCTGGGGCGGGAGTTCCACGGCGAGGTCCTCGCGGCCGGTGTCGGCCTGCCGCCGACCCGGGTCGATGAGTTGCTGGCGGTCGCGGTCACCGCGCGACTGCTGTTCGGCCTGGGTGACGGCCGCTACGCCTTCGTGCATGACCTGGTCCGCGAGACGCTCTACGACGCGCTGACCGAGGACGACCGCAGGGCGCGGCACGCCGCCGTGGTGCGGGCCGTCGAGCAGCACGAAACGCTGGACCGGTTGCTGATCCCGGCGGATGTCGCCCGCCACGCGTGGCTGGCCGGTGCGCACCTGGAGGCGTTCCGCGTCACCGAGTTGCTGCTCGACGCGGCGCGGGACGCCCGGTGCCGGCTGGCGCTGGAGGAGTCCACCGTGCACCTCCGGCGGGCGCTGGAGGTGGCCCGGGACGACCTTCAGCGGGTAAAGATCATGACGGCGTTGACCGACCAGCTCTTTCACTGTGGCGCCCGCGAGGAGGCTCGCCAACTGCTCAGCGACGCCACGGCGTTGGCCCTGACGGTCGACGACCAGGCGACGCTGGCCCGCTTCGCGCTCAACGTACGTCGCCACTGGCAGCTCGAGCCGATACCCGGCATCGACGGCGAGGCGCTGCTGAGGGAGGCGTACCGGCGGCTGATCGGCGAGCCCGACGACACCGCCGGGCCGGCGGTCCTCGAAGCAGACCTGATCACCGCCACCGAGACGCTCGCCCGGTCGACGCGCGACGACGAGGCGCTCACCTTCAGCCTCTGGGTGCGGCACGACTCCACCTGGGGGTTGGGCACCGCCACCGACCGGGCCGCCCTGACCGGCGAGATCCGCGACGTCGCGCGTCGCGGCGGCGACCGGGAAACCGAGCTGTGGTCCACCTCCCTGCGCTGGGTGGCGTTGCTGGAACTCGGCGATCCGCGCTATCTCGACGAACTGACCGCCTTCGTCACCGGCGGACGACAGACCGGCAAGCCTCGGCACCAGATGGCGGCAGCCATCGACGGCGGCATAATCGGCGCCTTCCGCGGCGACTTCGCCGGGGCGGAAAACTGCTACGCCGAGCTCGGTGAGCTGGACGACTGGGAGCACGCCGACCATGCCTTTCTCGGCCACCATCTGCGCTGGGCGTTGCAGCTGCTGCGGGGCCGGCTCGACGACGCCGACGCACTGCTCGACGGGCTCGCCGCGAAAGATCATCCGCATCTCGGCCTGCTGCGGGCGATCACCGCCGCCGAACGCGGCGACCACCGGGCGGCGGCCGACCTCACCGCGGAACTCGAAGCGGCGGGTACTCGGATCACCGGGTCGATCTCGCCGCTGTGGTTGCGGTTGCGCGCGCAGGCCACGGTCGGCGACCCGAGCCGCTGCGCCGAAGTCCGTGCGGCGCTGCTGCCGTACCGGGGCCAGTGGCTCGTCTCGCTGTACGGCTGCGACGTCAGCGGCCCGGTCGATCATTGGCTCGCCGTGGTCGACGCCGTGGAGCAACGCTGGGACGACGCCGTAGCCGGTTCCTCCGCCGCCCGCGCCGCCGCTGACCGGATGGGTGCCCGCCCCTGGTCGCTGATCGCCCGGGCCGCACTCGCCGACGCCTTGGACGCCCGTGGTGGCCCGGGAGACGCCACGAGCGCCGCCGCGCTGCGCGTCGAGACCGAGCGCGAGGCCCGCGAACTCGACATGCCGCAGATCCTGGCCCGACTCGCCGCCGCCCCGGCCTTGCCAGCCGTCGAGCAACCCGAACGGCACGCCGCGACGCTCCCGGCCGCCGGCCCCGCGACGGCGGGCTCTGTGGCGGCGGGCTCTGTGGCGGCGGGCTCTGCGAAGGCGGGCTCCGTGGCGGCGGGCTCTGTGGCGGCCGACGGGGCGGTGGCAGGGACAGCGGCGGGGTTGGCGGCTGGCCCGGCGTGGACGGCCGCAGCCGGGTGGGGGCCGGGCGGGTCGGCTATGGGGTCGGCACCGGTAGGGACGGCCGGCAACGGTGGTGCGGTGGGACCGGCGTACGAGTTCCGGCGCGACGGAGCCGTCTGGCGGCTCACCTTCGACGGCGGCACGGTTCATCTACCCGATGCCAAGGGGCTGCACGACCTGCGACTCCTGCTCGGCCGCCCGGGGGCCGACGTGCCCGCGGTCGAGCTGCTCGATCCGGCTGCCGGGCCGGAACTTGTCGCTGCCCGTCGGATGAGCGGAGATCAGGTGCTCGACGACGAGGCGAAGAACCGCTACCGGCGCCACCTGGCACGGCTCGACGACGAGATCGACCTGGCGGCCGGGCGCGGTGACGAGCGCAGGGTTGTGGCGTTGGACAATGAGCGGCAGGCATTGATCGACCAGTTGAAGGCTGCCGCTGGGCTGGCCGGTCGTACTCGTCGGCTGGGTGACGAGGCGGAACGGGCCCGCAAGACGGTCACCGCCCGTATCCGCGACACCCTACGGCGTCTTGACGAACGGCACCCACCCCTCGCCATCCACCTGCGAGCCACGATCTCCACCGGCGCCGCCTGCCGCTACCTCCCACCCACCCCCCTCCCCTGGCACCTCTAA
- a CDS encoding ABC transporter permease, whose translation MSSDTATSTGRAPTVFVPSSEALATVLAPGARPPRPSPLSASLTFSWRALLKIKHVPEQLFDVTAFPIIMVLMFTYLFGGALADSPRDYLQFFLPGIMVTSVVMITMYTGVGLNTDIEKGVFDRFRTLPVWRPAALVGMIVGDVLRYVLAALVILGVGLVLGFRPDGGVIGVLAGIGLLVVFSFAFSWVWTFFGLVLRSEKSVMGVSMMVLFPLTFLSNVFVDPSTMPGWLQAFVKANPITHLVSSVRAAMAGTTDASAMMWIMLWSAAFIVVFGTLTMYRYNRR comes from the coding sequence ATGAGCAGCGACACCGCCACCTCGACCGGCCGCGCGCCGACGGTCTTCGTACCCTCCTCCGAGGCGCTCGCGACGGTCCTCGCACCGGGCGCGCGACCGCCCCGGCCGAGCCCGCTGTCGGCGTCGCTCACCTTCAGCTGGCGCGCCCTGCTGAAGATCAAGCACGTGCCGGAGCAACTGTTCGACGTGACCGCGTTCCCGATCATCATGGTGCTGATGTTCACGTACCTGTTCGGTGGCGCGCTCGCCGACAGCCCCCGTGACTATTTGCAGTTCTTCCTGCCGGGCATCATGGTGACCAGCGTCGTGATGATCACGATGTACACCGGGGTCGGGTTGAACACCGACATCGAGAAAGGGGTCTTCGACCGGTTCCGGACGCTGCCGGTCTGGCGACCTGCCGCGCTGGTCGGCATGATCGTCGGCGACGTGCTGCGCTACGTCCTCGCCGCGCTGGTGATCCTCGGCGTCGGGCTGGTGCTCGGCTTCCGCCCCGACGGGGGCGTGATCGGCGTCCTCGCCGGGATCGGCCTGCTGGTGGTCTTCTCCTTCGCGTTCTCCTGGGTGTGGACGTTCTTCGGGCTGGTCCTGCGCAGCGAGAAGTCGGTGATGGGGGTCAGCATGATGGTGCTGTTCCCGCTGACGTTCCTGAGCAACGTCTTCGTCGACCCGTCCACCATGCCCGGCTGGCTCCAGGCGTTCGTCAAGGCCAACCCGATCACCCACCTGGTGTCGTCGGTACGCGCGGCCATGGCCGGCACCACCGACGCCTCGGCGATGATGTGGATCATGCTCTGGAGCGCCGCCTTCATCGTGGTCTTCGGCACCCTGACCATGTACCGCTACAACCGCCGCTAA
- a CDS encoding ATP-binding cassette domain-containing protein — MSRRTTGLAIEAEGLTRSFGETRALAGIDLQVPAGAVYGLLGPNGAGKTTAVRVLATLLRPDGGQARVFGHDVVGEADAVRARVSLTGQYASVDEDLTGTENLILLGRLLGLPKSAARQRAEQLLTAFGLTEAAGRQVKKYSGGMRRRIDIAASILNTPDLLFLDEPTTGLDPRSRNQVWEIVRAVVAHGTTVLLTTQYLDEADKLASRIAVVDHGRVIAEGTPGELKSSVGSGTVHLRLRNADQRPEAERLLQATLSVPVQLEADPVAITARVGGDGSELDASAQAARALGELSRAGIVVDDFSLGQPSLDEVFLALTDHPAGAATDERDDELEAAR; from the coding sequence ATGAGTAGACGCACCACCGGCCTCGCCATCGAGGCCGAGGGTCTGACCCGGTCGTTCGGCGAGACCCGCGCGCTCGCCGGCATCGACCTCCAGGTTCCGGCCGGCGCCGTGTACGGACTGCTCGGTCCGAACGGGGCCGGCAAGACCACAGCGGTACGCGTACTGGCCACCCTGTTGCGCCCGGACGGCGGGCAGGCCCGGGTGTTCGGTCACGACGTGGTCGGCGAGGCCGACGCGGTACGCGCCCGGGTCAGCCTGACCGGCCAGTACGCCTCGGTGGACGAGGACCTGACCGGCACGGAGAACCTAATCCTGCTCGGCCGGCTGCTCGGGTTGCCCAAGTCCGCCGCCCGGCAACGGGCGGAGCAGTTGCTTACCGCGTTCGGGCTGACCGAGGCGGCCGGACGGCAGGTGAAGAAGTACTCGGGCGGCATGCGGCGACGCATCGACATCGCGGCGAGCATCCTCAACACCCCGGATCTGCTCTTCCTCGACGAGCCGACCACCGGGTTGGACCCACGCAGCCGTAACCAGGTGTGGGAGATCGTCCGGGCCGTCGTCGCGCACGGCACCACCGTGCTGCTGACCACGCAGTACCTGGACGAGGCCGACAAACTGGCGAGCCGGATCGCGGTGGTCGACCACGGCCGGGTGATCGCGGAGGGCACCCCGGGCGAGCTGAAGTCATCGGTCGGCTCCGGCACGGTTCACCTGCGGCTGCGCAACGCCGACCAGCGGCCCGAGGCTGAGCGGTTGTTGCAGGCGACGCTGAGCGTGCCGGTCCAGCTGGAGGCCGACCCGGTGGCGATCACTGCCCGTGTCGGTGGCGACGGCAGCGAACTGGACGCCAGCGCGCAGGCCGCCCGGGCACTGGGCGAGCTGTCCCGGGCCGGGATCGTGGTCGACGACTTCTCCCTCGGCCAGCCGAGCCTGGACGAGGTCTTCCTGGCCCTGACCGACCACCCCGCCGGTGCGGCCACCGACGAACGGGACGACGAGCTGGAGGCAGCCCGATGA
- a CDS encoding aldo/keto reductase yields MRYRTIGSDPRTRREVSVLSLGAMLFGTKTDEATAYAILDRFVEVGGTFIDTSDNYAFWMTGGQGGESEELLGRWRRSRGVGDEIVIATKLGARPLAPGTSYLDNPEGLSAKVIRESAERSRERLGMNRLDLLYAHIEDHRVPLRETVEGFAELVAEGTVGLLGASNHRTWRVERARALAAAAGLPGYEVLQYHRSYLPARLDGPTDLDPDGNVGAVGGELVSYLRAEPGLTLVSYGSLLWGAYVRDDKPLGPGYDLPSAPVRLAALREVAAQTGATANQVVLAWLLDGDVPTIPLVGVSSVAQLNESLAAVDLELTPEQRHRLDTAW; encoded by the coding sequence ATGCGGTACCGCACGATCGGCAGCGACCCGCGTACCCGGCGCGAGGTCAGCGTGCTCAGCCTCGGGGCGATGCTGTTCGGCACGAAGACCGACGAGGCCACCGCCTACGCGATCCTCGACCGGTTCGTCGAGGTCGGCGGCACCTTCATCGACACGTCGGACAACTACGCGTTCTGGATGACCGGCGGGCAGGGCGGCGAGAGCGAGGAGTTGCTCGGTCGGTGGCGGCGCAGCCGGGGCGTCGGCGACGAGATCGTCATCGCCACGAAGCTCGGCGCCCGGCCACTGGCCCCCGGCACCAGCTACCTGGACAACCCGGAAGGGCTGTCGGCCAAGGTGATCCGGGAGTCCGCCGAACGCAGCCGGGAACGTCTCGGCATGAACCGGCTGGACCTGCTCTACGCCCACATCGAGGATCACCGGGTGCCGCTACGGGAGACCGTGGAGGGTTTCGCCGAGTTGGTCGCCGAGGGCACCGTGGGGCTGCTCGGCGCGAGCAACCACCGCACCTGGCGGGTGGAGCGCGCCCGAGCACTGGCCGCCGCGGCCGGCCTGCCCGGGTACGAGGTACTCCAGTACCACCGCAGCTACCTGCCGGCCCGACTGGACGGCCCGACCGACCTCGACCCCGACGGCAACGTGGGCGCGGTCGGTGGCGAACTGGTCAGCTACCTGCGGGCCGAGCCTGGCCTGACCCTGGTGTCGTACGGGTCACTGCTGTGGGGCGCCTACGTCCGCGACGACAAGCCGCTGGGGCCGGGGTACGACCTGCCGAGCGCCCCGGTGCGGCTGGCCGCGCTCCGCGAGGTGGCGGCGCAGACCGGCGCGACGGCCAACCAGGTGGTGCTGGCCTGGCTGCTCGACGGCGACGTTCCCACCATCCCGCTGGTGGGAGTCTCCTCGGTGGCGCAGTTGAACGAGAGCCTCGCCGCCGTGGACCTGGAACTCACGCCCGAGCAACGGCACCGGCTCGACACCGCCTGGTAA
- a CDS encoding Rho termination factor N-terminal domain-containing protein, translating into MTSRGVTDAVDRLATMTSRADGTAYLSPWPLRDLRDLATELGLRGVAGLRKADLVERLVEHTIGYRLTSSALRRR; encoded by the coding sequence ATGACCAGCCGGGGCGTGACCGACGCCGTCGACCGGTTGGCGACGATGACCAGCCGCGCCGACGGTACCGCGTACCTCTCCCCCTGGCCGCTCCGCGACCTGCGCGACCTGGCCACGGAGCTGGGATTGCGCGGCGTCGCCGGGTTGCGCAAGGCCGACCTGGTCGAACGGCTGGTCGAGCACACCATCGGCTACCGCCTCACCTCCTCCGCGCTGCGCCGCCGCTGA
- a CDS encoding AAA family ATPase, whose amino-acid sequence MYVVSVINYKGGVGKTTVTANLGAELANRGMKVLLIDLDPQASLTFGFYDPDDWRERLRDTRTVKRWYDGLREGGPSVTLGELVVSPGPANARLSGAGRLDLIASHLQLVDIDLALARSVAGGEEYDAELFRVRGSLAEGLLADGLDPYDMVLIDCPPNFNVVTQSAIIASDHLVIPARADYLSTLGIDYLHGNVRELVEQYNADARRFATVRRHQKVAPGVAGVVFTMIQLLSQQPIATHQSYMDQVRNLGLPVFPTALRENVTLYATNTPRGVPVVLRDRVTVPAVRDELRRLATEFLDHLQPDRQPA is encoded by the coding sequence ATGTACGTCGTGTCCGTGATCAACTACAAGGGTGGGGTCGGCAAGACCACGGTGACCGCCAACCTCGGTGCCGAACTGGCCAACCGGGGGATGAAGGTGCTGCTCATCGACCTCGATCCGCAGGCAAGTCTGACCTTCGGTTTCTACGACCCGGACGACTGGCGGGAGCGGCTGCGCGACACCCGGACGGTGAAACGCTGGTACGACGGCCTGCGCGAGGGCGGCCCGTCGGTCACCCTCGGTGAGCTTGTGGTCTCGCCCGGCCCGGCGAACGCCCGGCTCAGCGGCGCCGGCCGGCTCGACCTCATCGCCTCACATCTGCAACTGGTGGACATCGATCTGGCCCTGGCCCGCAGCGTCGCCGGTGGCGAGGAGTACGACGCCGAACTGTTCCGGGTCCGTGGTTCGCTCGCCGAAGGGTTGCTCGCCGACGGGCTCGACCCGTACGACATGGTGCTGATCGACTGTCCGCCGAACTTCAACGTGGTCACCCAGTCGGCCATCATCGCCAGCGACCACCTGGTCATTCCGGCCCGGGCCGACTACCTGTCCACGCTCGGCATCGACTACCTGCACGGCAACGTGCGGGAGCTGGTCGAGCAGTACAACGCCGACGCCCGCCGATTCGCCACCGTACGTCGGCACCAGAAGGTCGCTCCCGGCGTGGCCGGCGTGGTCTTCACGATGATCCAGTTGCTGTCCCAGCAGCCCATCGCCACCCACCAGAGCTACATGGACCAGGTCCGCAACCTGGGTCTGCCGGTCTTCCCCACCGCCCTGCGGGAGAACGTCACGCTCTACGCGACGAACACCCCGCGCGGCGTGCCGGTGGTGCTGCGCGACCGCGTCACGGTGCCCGCCGTCCGCGACGAGCTGCGTCGCCTGGCCACCGAGTTCCTCGACCACCTCCAGCCGGACCGGCAGCCGGCATGA
- a CDS encoding helix-turn-helix domain-containing protein, which yields MASVEERLAALEEQVAGLVERLDGADRPTPPEGVFWALDGLKQRLAGDGAGGVLYTGTVRLDGQHYDWQYGRGVEDLLADDWADLPAVLSALAHPVRLRLLREILGGRQATAELAGIEDLGTTGQLHHHLRQLTAAGWLRSVGRGRYAIPAERVVSLLAILTAAGR from the coding sequence ATGGCGAGTGTGGAGGAGCGGTTGGCGGCGCTGGAGGAACAGGTCGCCGGTCTGGTGGAGCGGCTCGACGGCGCGGACCGCCCGACGCCGCCGGAGGGGGTCTTCTGGGCGCTCGACGGGCTGAAGCAGCGACTTGCCGGCGACGGTGCCGGCGGCGTGCTCTACACCGGCACCGTCCGCCTCGACGGGCAGCACTACGACTGGCAGTACGGCCGGGGAGTGGAGGATCTGCTGGCCGACGACTGGGCCGACCTGCCGGCCGTCCTGTCCGCCCTGGCCCACCCGGTACGCCTGCGCCTGTTGCGGGAGATCCTCGGCGGCCGGCAGGCCACCGCCGAGCTGGCCGGGATCGAGGATCTCGGCACCACCGGCCAACTGCACCACCACCTGCGCCAGCTCACCGCCGCCGGCTGGCTGCGCAGCGTCGGCCGGGGCCGGTACGCCATCCCCGCCGAGCGGGTGGTGTCGCTGCTGGCCATCCTCACCGCCGCCGGTCGTTGA
- a CDS encoding serine hydrolase domain-containing protein, protein MRKTPVIVLVAGVVAGLAGLGVMPREPRLIAQTTGDADLAAATRAVVDDPGGYRGLAVALIDGGQIRTAGLGERDRAGNPVESDTPFEIGSVPKVLTGMLLAHQAGAGAVRPDDTLGAAWPAITGAAREVTLAELASHRSGLPRVVLSSVTDWARLFWANFAAGNPYAGQGVDRVRAGANDQTPGDGRGEVGYSNLGMAVLGQALAADAGLGYPELLDRELLTPLGMTATIQVTGSDALPAERAEGAASSGRTPDPWTGAGYAPAGIGYWSTATDLARLVAATAAGTAPGTDARDPRFDDTERRRIGYGWFTTRYGDREITWHNGATSGFHSYVGFDRATGQGVVVLGNTDRGVEPIGLRLLGVPREQAGDASPGRPALIGIGIALLFTFIGGLSLLGTVLRTASDRLAVLSGAVWALVYPTLGHQLGDWSAVPGWLWPLGLAVSGAGLALAAYRWRHLPVNGAPRPWLRVAATAGSLAFATALTAALLN, encoded by the coding sequence ATGCGCAAGACGCCCGTCATCGTTCTCGTCGCCGGGGTGGTCGCTGGCCTGGCCGGGCTCGGCGTCATGCCCCGGGAGCCCCGGCTCATCGCACAGACCACCGGCGACGCCGACCTCGCCGCCGCCACCCGGGCCGTCGTGGACGATCCTGGCGGCTACCGCGGGCTCGCCGTCGCCCTGATCGACGGGGGTCAGATCCGCACCGCCGGACTCGGCGAACGGGACCGCGCCGGCAACCCGGTCGAGTCGGACACCCCGTTCGAGATCGGATCGGTGCCGAAGGTGCTCACCGGCATGCTGCTGGCCCACCAGGCCGGCGCGGGCGCGGTACGCCCCGACGACACCCTCGGCGCGGCCTGGCCGGCGATCACCGGTGCCGCCCGGGAGGTGACCCTGGCCGAACTGGCCAGCCACCGTTCCGGGCTGCCCCGGGTCGTACTCAGCTCGGTCACCGACTGGGCGCGCCTGTTCTGGGCGAACTTCGCGGCCGGCAACCCGTACGCCGGGCAGGGCGTCGACCGGGTCCGCGCCGGGGCGAACGACCAGACACCCGGCGACGGCCGAGGTGAGGTCGGCTATTCGAATCTCGGGATGGCGGTGCTCGGCCAGGCTCTCGCGGCCGACGCCGGCCTCGGCTATCCCGAGCTGCTCGACCGGGAACTGTTGACCCCGCTGGGCATGACCGCGACCATCCAGGTCACCGGCTCGGACGCGCTGCCCGCCGAGCGGGCCGAGGGCGCTGCCAGCAGTGGTCGTACCCCCGACCCTTGGACCGGCGCCGGCTACGCTCCCGCCGGCATCGGCTACTGGTCCACCGCGACGGATCTCGCCCGGCTCGTCGCGGCCACCGCCGCCGGCACCGCGCCCGGCACCGACGCCCGCGACCCGCGCTTCGACGACACCGAGCGCCGCCGCATCGGGTACGGCTGGTTCACCACCCGCTACGGCGACCGCGAGATCACCTGGCACAACGGGGCCACCAGCGGCTTCCACTCGTACGTCGGCTTCGATCGGGCCACCGGCCAGGGCGTGGTGGTGCTCGGCAACACCGACCGGGGCGTCGAGCCCATCGGGCTGCGGCTGCTCGGGGTACCCCGCGAGCAGGCCGGCGACGCCTCACCGGGGCGACCCGCCCTGATCGGCATCGGAATCGCGTTGCTGTTCACCTTCATCGGTGGCCTGTCGCTGCTCGGCACCGTGCTGCGTACCGCGTCGGACCGGCTGGCAGTGCTGTCGGGCGCCGTCTGGGCGCTTGTCTACCCGACTCTGGGCCACCAACTCGGTGACTGGTCGGCCGTGCCCGGCTGGCTCTGGCCGCTGGGGCTCGCGGTCTCCGGCGCCGGGCTGGCCCTGGCCGCGTACCGCTGGCGGCACCTGCCGGTCAACGGCGCACCCCGGCCGTGGCTGCGGGTGGCGGCGACCGCCGGCTCGTTGGCCTTCGCCACGGCACTGACCGCCGCCCTGCTGAACTGA
- a CDS encoding ABC transporter permease — translation MTTVSTAPELAPSHHRPNEHRPSLGRLTAVELRKLVDTRAGRWLLITIGLVSAVIVTLLLVYAEAPEQNFTMFFTTSLLPVGVLLPVLGILSITSEWSQRTALTTFALVPRRERVITAKLVAVVLAALGAVLSSLAFAAAGTAIAGATGGAGTWRIEAALVAHAVVFQVASVLMGAGFGLLLFNTPLAIVAYLVLPIIWSIVGELVRPLNRAAEWLDTGRTMEPLFTAEVSTGQWQRLAVSLLLWLVVPLVAGMVRTMRREVA, via the coding sequence ATGACCACTGTCAGCACCGCACCGGAACTCGCCCCGAGCCATCACCGCCCGAACGAACACCGACCGTCGCTGGGCCGGCTGACCGCCGTGGAGCTGCGCAAACTCGTCGACACCCGGGCCGGTCGCTGGTTGCTGATCACCATCGGACTGGTCAGCGCCGTGATCGTCACGCTCCTCCTGGTGTACGCCGAAGCGCCGGAACAGAACTTCACCATGTTCTTCACCACGTCCCTGTTGCCGGTCGGCGTGCTGCTTCCGGTGCTCGGCATCCTGTCGATCACCAGTGAGTGGTCACAGCGCACGGCGCTCACCACCTTCGCCCTGGTGCCTCGGCGGGAACGGGTGATCACCGCAAAGCTCGTCGCGGTGGTCCTGGCGGCGCTCGGAGCGGTGCTCAGCAGCCTGGCGTTCGCCGCCGCCGGCACGGCGATCGCCGGTGCCACGGGCGGCGCGGGCACCTGGCGGATCGAGGCGGCCCTGGTGGCGCACGCCGTGGTGTTCCAGGTGGCGAGTGTGCTGATGGGCGCAGGATTCGGTCTGCTGCTGTTCAACACTCCGTTGGCCATCGTGGCCTATCTGGTGCTGCCGATCATCTGGTCGATCGTGGGTGAACTGGTCCGGCCGCTGAACCGCGCGGCCGAGTGGCTGGACACCGGGCGGACCATGGAGCCACTGTTCACCGCCGAGGTAAGCACCGGACAGTGGCAGCGCCTCGCGGTCTCACTGTTGCTGTGGTTGGTCGTGCCGCTGGTCGCCGGTATGGTCCGCACCATGCGGCGGGAGGTGGCGTGA